One Cryptomeria japonica chromosome 9, Sugi_1.0, whole genome shotgun sequence genomic window carries:
- the LOC131062893 gene encoding ran-binding protein 1 homolog c has translation MAGDKEEAVHNANEESNEVEEKEEDTGAQVAPIIKLEEVTVTTGEEDEDILLDMKSKLYRFDIEGNLWKERGAGTVKFLKHKDTGKVRLVMRQAKTLKICANHLVQPPLALQEHAGSEKTWVWHATDFSDGELKDELFCIRLPTVENAKKFRDLFEEIVESHIKISKAEEESADSAAEHLGGLKVEDKTEESRPQTQENDNQVDKENSAESAELKQKA, from the exons ATGGCAGGGGATAAAGAGGAGGCCGTCCATAATGCCAATGAAGAATCTAATGAGGTTGAGGAGAAGGAGGAAGACACAGGAGCTCAGGTTGCTCCCATAATCAAGCTTGAAGAAGTTACGGTCACTAcaggagaagaagatgaagatattctCCTTGACAT GAAATCTAAGCTTTATAGGTTTGATATAGAGGGGAATCTATGGAAGGAACGGGGTGCAGGAACAGTGAAGTTTTTGAAGCACAAGGATACTGGAAAAGTTAGATTGGTCATGAGACAGGCAAAGACATTGAAAATCTGTGCCAATCATTTGG TTCAACCCCCGTTAGCCCTGCAGGAACATGCTGGTAGTGAAAAGACCTGGGTTTGGCATGCCACGGATTTCTCAGATGGTGAACTCAAGGATGAACTCTTCTGCATTCGTTTGCCCACTGTAGAGA ATGCAAAGAAATTCAGGGATCTGTTTGAAGAAATTGTTGAATCCCACATCAAGATATCCAAAGCAGAAGAAGAATCTGCAGATTCAGCTGCTGAGCATCTTGGAGGTCTGAAGGTTGAAGATAAAACAGAGGAGTCAAGACCTCAAACTCAAGAGAACGATAACCAAGTTGATAAGGAAAATTCTGCAGAATCAGCTGAGCTTAAACAGAAAGCTTGA